GCCGAAACCGAGAATCGTGCGGAAGTTGGTGAAGCCGTTGTTGCCGCCAAACCCGGTCTCGTTGCGGAAGAACAGGAGCATGCCGGCGAACGTCAGGGCCTGGGTCATGATCGAGAAATACACGCCTTTTATCCGCGAACGGAAGGCGAAGAAACCGAACACCAGCGCCAGCAACCCCGGCGCCAACACCACCAGACACATCGCCCAGAGGAAACTGCTGGTGCCGGTCCAGTACCACGGCAATTCACTCCACGACAGGAAGGTCATGAATGCCGGCAGACCATCGCCGGCTGCCTGACGCATCAGGTACATGCCCATCGCATAACCGCCGAGGGCGAAGAACAGACCGTGGCCCAGCGACAGCAGACCGGCGTAACCCCAGACCAGGTCCAGCGCCAACGCAACGATGGCGTAGCAGAGAATTTTGCCGACCAGCGTCAGGGTGTACGCCGAGATGTGCAGCGCGTTGTCCGGCGCCAACAACGACAGCAGCGGCAGGGCGATCAGCAACGCGAGGATCACCGCGCCGACAGCCATCGAGACTTTCGGTCCGGCCTTTTGTGTAGCGGTCACGAGCAGAGGCTGGTTCATCAGTCGATCACCCGTCCTTTCAGTGCGAAGAGGCCTTGCGGACGTTTCTGAATGAACAGAATGATCAGCGCGAGGATCAGGATTTTGCCGAGCACCGCACCGATCTGCGGTTCGAGAATCTTGTTGGCGATGCCAAGGCCGAACGCGGCGAGCACGCTGCCGGCCAATTGACCGACGCCGCCGAGCACCACCACCAGGAACGAGTCGATGATGTAGCTTTGGCCCAGATCCGGGCCGACGTTGCCAATCTGGCTCAGCGCCACGCCGCCCAGCCCGGCGATGCCCGAGCCGAGGCCGAAGGCGAGCATGTCGACGCGCCCGGTGGGCACGCCGCAGCAGGCGGCCATGTTGCGGTTCTGGGTGACAGCGCGGACGTTGAGGCCCAGACGAGTCTTGTTCAGCA
This window of the Pseudomonas fluorescens genome carries:
- the urtC gene encoding urea ABC transporter permease subunit UrtC, producing MNQPLLVTATQKAGPKVSMAVGAVILALLIALPLLSLLAPDNALHISAYTLTLVGKILCYAIVALALDLVWGYAGLLSLGHGLFFALGGYAMGMYLMRQAAGDGLPAFMTFLSWSELPWYWTGTSSFLWAMCLVVLAPGLLALVFGFFAFRSRIKGVYFSIMTQALTFAGMLLFFRNETGFGGNNGFTNFRTILGFGITEPGTRAVLFLATVLLLVTSLFIGWRLAQSKFGRVLTALRDAENRLMFCGYDPRGFKLFVWVLSAVLCGLAGALYVPQVGIINPSEMSPTNSIEAAVWVALGGRGTLIGPLLGAGVVNGMKSWFTVAFPEYWLFFLGALFIVVTLYLPKGVIGLLKKRGEQ